The window CGGCCCTCGCGACCGCGGTCCAGCGGCGGCTGGGCGAGGAGTACGAGATCCGGACCTCCGCCGTCCTGCTCGTCCGCCCCGGCACGGTGCGCCGCACGACCAGCGGCAAGGTCGAACGGGCCGCCATGCGACGGCTGTTCCTGCGGGGCGAACTGACCCCGCTGCACCAGCGGATCGAGCCCGAGATCGAGGAACTGCTGGCGTCGGGGAGGCAGCGATGACCACATCGGAGGAGCGGATCGACGCCCTGGAGCAGGCGTTCGGCCCCCTCGACGACCCGGCCAACCCGCTCGGCACGGCCGGGCTGCTCGCCGCCGACGCGGCGGGCGAGGTACTGCCCGAGGCCGAACGCCTCCTGGACGCCTTCGACCTCAACGCCGAGTTCGTCCCCGCGGACGTGGGCGGCCGGCTGGAGCGCATGGACGTGCTCGGCCGGCTCCTGCGTCCCGTCTTCCGGCGCGACGCGTCCCTCGGCTTCGGCTACGGACTCAACTGCTTCTTCGCCACCGCCCCCGTGTGGACCGCGGGCGACCCGGACCAGCGCAGGCACGCCGCCCGGCTGCTCCTGGACGGCCGCCGCGTGGCGGTCGCCCGCCACGAGGTCGCGCACGGCAACGACTTCGTGCGCGACGAGTTCACCGCCCGCCCCGTCCCCGGCGGGCTGGTCCTCGACGGCAGCAAGTCCGCCATCGCCAACGCCTCCCGCGCCACCGGCCTGGTCGTGTTCGCCCGCACCGAGGGCGCCGAGCGCGGCCGCAGCCACACGGTCCTGCTGCTCGACCGGGACGAACTGCCCGCCGAGCGGGTCGAGGACCTGGCCCGGCGCACCACCACCGGAATGCGCAGCGCCGAGTTCGGCGGCCTGCGGATCAGCGAGTGCCCCGTACCGTCGGACGCGGTGCTGGGCGCCGTCGGCGACGGCTACGAGCTGTCCCTGCGCTCCTCCCTCCTCATCCGCGGGCTGATCCCGTCCATCGTCCTGGCGGGCGCGGACACCGCGCTGCGCACCGTCGCCCGGTTCGCCAACCGCACCCGCGCCGACGGCCGCTCCTCGCTGGACGTCCAGCACGTGCGCGACGTGATCACCGGCGGTTTCCTGGACCTGCTGGTCATCGACTGCCTCGCCCTGGTGGCCACCAGGGCGCTGCACCTGCTGCCCCGCCAGATGAGCGCCTACGCGGCGGCCGCCGCCTACCTGGCGCCCAAACTCGTCGCCGAGAGCATGGACGAGATGTCCTCGGTGCTGGGCGAGGAGACGTTCGCCCAGGACGGGGCGTACGGCATGTTCCAGAAGCAGCGGCGGGACCTTCCGGTGACCTCGCTGGGACACGCGGGAAGCGCGGGCCGGCAGGTCAGCATCCTTCCCCAGCTGCCCTACTTCGCCCGGCACGCCTGGTTCGCCGACCCCGAGCCGCCCCCCTCGCTGTTCCGTCCGCACGAGCCGCTGCCGCCGCTGGACCTGTCCCAGCCGGCGCTGCTCGGTGACGGCGACCCGCTCGCCGCGACCCTGGTCGCCTGCACCGACCTGCTCGAAGCGGTCGGCGGGCAGGGCGAGGAGGGGGACGGCGGCCCGCCGCTGCGCTTTCTGGCCAGGGCGCTCACCGGCGAGCTCGTCGAGCTGAAGAAGGCCTTCGAGAAGGTGCCCGAGGGTGACCGGGAGGCGCTGTCGAGCCCGTACAGCTTCGGCCTGGCCGACCGCTACACCCTCGTGCTCGCGGGCGCGGCCGCGCTCGGCGTGTGGCGCGAGCAGCGGCACGCCGGGCCCGGGCGCACCGACTCGTTCCTGGCGTCCCCCGCCTGGGCGACCGCGGTGCTGTACCGGCTCGTCAGACGGCTCGGGCTCCCCCTGCCCGACCGTCCGGAGGGCTGCGAGCGGCTGGTGCTGGACGAGGCCATGGCCCGGCTGCACAACCGCCGCAGTTACGACCTCTACAGCTCGCCGCTCGCCTGACCACCACCCCGGGCATCCCCCGCCCCAGAGCCAGACAGGGAGCACTCGCATGCAGGACCAACCCCCGCGCGCACAGGACGACTTCGCGGTGGCCCACCGCGAATGGCTCACCGAACGGGTCGCCCACTACCTCGGCCGGCCGGTGGACGACACCGTGTCGCTCGCCCAGGAGGGCCTCGACTCGGTGGCGGGCCTCAGCCTCTACGGCGACATCGAGGAGGAGTTCGGCTCCCTCATCGAGCCCGAGGACATCTGGGCCTACCCGACGCTCCGGCAGCTCGCGGACTTCCTGGCCATGCGGGACGTGAACCGGGGCGGCAGCAAGGTCCGCGCCGCGTTCGTCTTCACCGGCCAGGGCTCCCAGCACCCGGGCATGACCTCCGGGCTCTACCTGAACTCGACCGGCTACCGCGCCTTCCTGGACGAGGCGGACGCCGCGATCACCCCGTGGACCAAGCAGTCCGTGGTGAAGATGATCCTCGCCGACGACCCGGGCATCCACCGCACCGCGATGACGCAGCCCGCCCTGTTCGCCGTCGAGTACGCCCTCGCCCGCACCCTGGAGGAGGCCGGCGTGCACCCGGTGGCCGTCCTCGGCCACGGCATCGGTGAGTTCGCCGCGGCGACCGTCGCCGGCGCGCTCACCCTGGCCGACGCGGCGAAACTGGTGTCCATGCGGGGCGCCTTCATGCAGTACCTGCCGCCCGGCGGCGGCATGATGGCCACCTGTGTGACCCCCTACGAGGCCGCCGAACTCGTCGCCGCCGAACCGGCCGTGGGCATCAGCGCCATCAACGCGGCGAAGGCCGTCGTCCTCTCGGGCGACAAGGCGGCGCTGGAGCGCATCGAGGCACGGCTGGAGGAGCGCGGCGTGCCCTGCCGGCACCTCGCCGTGTCGCACGCCTTCCACTCGCCGCTGATGGCCCCCGTCGTCGCCAAGTTCGAGGCGATCGTCCGGCGGATGCCCGGCGGAGCGGCCCGGGTGCCGTTCTACTCGACGGTGTACGGCCGGCTGGCCACCGAGCCGCTCCACGCCCCGTACTGGACCGAGCAGATCACCGCGCCCGTCCGGTTCGCCGACGCCGCGCGCAGCCTGCTCGCGCAGCAGACACCCACGCACGTCGTCGAGATCGGCCCGCAGGCCGTCCTCAAGCCGTACCTGCGGCGGATGGGCGGCGGCCGCCGCGGCCCCGTGTGCCTGCCCGTGTGCCAGGGGCCGGCGAGCGACGCCGTGGACCTGGCAGGGGTGATCTCAGCCCTCGACGCCGGGCCGCTGGCCGCGGCTCTCTCCGGAGCCTGAGGTGAGGGCGCGGGTGGGACGCCTGCTGCTCGCCGAAGGCCCGGACGGCCCCTGGGAGGGGCTCCACGAGGAGCTGTCCCGTACCGGCAGCGTCGTGCTGTACGCGACGATGCCCGCCTGGCAGCCGCGCGGCGGCACCGAGTCGGACCTGCGCCGCCGGCTCGGCCGTGACTGGCGCCGCTACGAGACGATCACCCAGCCGCGCATCCGGGAACGGTTCGTCGCCTCCCGGCTGTTCCTGCGGCAGACCGCGGCGGCCGCGCTGCGGACAGCCCCGGACCTGGTCGACCTGGCGTACCAGCCGGGCGGGCGGCCGTACGTGCGGGGCTGCGACCAGATCGACGTCAGCCTCAGCCACACCGAGGAGATGATGGTCGTCGGCCTCACCCGCAGGGGCCGCATCGGTGTCGACGTGGAGCGGGCGGACCGGCGGCTCGCGCACACCGGTTCCGAGCGCCAGGCGTGCACCCCGTACGAGAAGGAGCGGCTGGACGCCGGCGGCGAGGAGGCCCGCAACGACACGATGGTGCGGCTCTGGACCCTCAAGGAGGCGTACAGCAAGGCACTCGGCCAGGGGCTGCGCTTCCGGTTCACCGAGTTCGGCTTCGCCCTGGACGGCGCGTCCAGCCGGCTGGTGCGCCCGGACGGGTCGCCCGTGCCCGGCGGGGAGTGGCAGTTCGTGACCCGTCCGGCGGGGGAGGGGTACGTCGTCAGCGCGGCGGTGTGCGACACCGGCTTCGGTGAACTGTCGGACCTGTCGGTCGGCACCACCCTGGACGCCGGGATGCTCGACGCCCTGATGGGCGCGCCCGGGGCGGGACGCCCGGCCCCGCCGAAGAGCCTGCCGGGTGACCTCTGACCGGGCGGTCACGCCCGCGTTCCGGTCGGAGGCCACCGGGCATGCTCCGGGTCACGGCAGCCAGCCGGCGTCCTCCGCGATGCGCATCGCGTCGATGCGGTTGCGGGCGCCGAGCTTGCCGACGATCGCCGTCAGGTAGTTGCGGACCGTGCCCTTGGACAGGTAGAGACAGCCGGCGATCTCGGCGGCGTCGGCGCCGCGGGCGGCGAGCCGCAGCACCTCCAGCTCGCGGGGCGACAGCGGATTCTCCGGTGAGTCCCACGCGGTCAGGGCGAGTTGCGGATCCACGACCCGGCGCCCGGTGGCCACCGACCGTACGGCCAGGGCGAGCTGGTCCGGCGGGGAGTCCTTGAGCAGGAAGCCCGAGACGTGGGCCGACAGGGCGCGGCGCAGCGTCCCGGGCCGCCCGAGGCTCGTGAGGATCAGCGTGCGGCAGCTGGGCAGCTGTTCATGGAGTTCGGCTGCCGCCGTGAGCCCGTCGATGCCGGGGAGATCGACGTCGATGACGGCCACGTCCGGTTTGGACACGAGCGCCGTCGGCACGATCGTGTCGCCGCGGTCCACGGCCGCGACGACGTGCAGATCCGGCTCCAGCTGGAGCAGCGCCACGAGCGCGCCACGGATCATGTGGACATCCTCGGCGAGGAGGATTCTCACATCCAGCATCATTACCCCCGGTCAGATGGTGTGGTCAGGCCACGGCGGTTCTCTCGGAGGCCGCCGGGGCGAGGATCAGCAGCTCGTCCTCCTGGTTGCGCGGCTGCAACGGCGCCCAGACCTCCAGATGGAAGCGCCCGTCCCCCCGCAGTCCCGCGTCGAGGCCGCCGCCTATGGCGTCGAACCGGCAGCGCAGGTTGGCGAGTCCGCTTCCCCCGGACCGTGCGGAGAAGACGTCGGCCTGTGCGTTCGGATGGTCGTTCGTCAGTCCGAGACGGACCGTTTCTTCCTCCACGGACGCCGTGATGGTGCACACGCGCACCCCGCTGTGCCGCAGGATGTTGGTCACCCCCTCACGCAGTGCCGTGGCGAGCACGGTGTCGACGACCGGATGCAGCCGCCCGCACTCCACCCGGACGTCGGCGCGGATGTCCGCGGCCGAGAGCACCGCCCCCGCGGACTCCGCCTCCTCGGCCAGGGACATGTCCCGGTAGCCGCTGGACACCAGCCGTACGTCGGCCAGCGCCTGGCGTGCCACCCGCAGCACCGAGAGCGTCTCCTCGCGTGCCTTGTCGGGACGGCTGACGATGAGCCGCTGGATCAGCTCCCCCTTGAGCGTGATCGCGGAGAGACTGTAACCGAGCAGGTCGTGGAGGTCCCGGGCGAACCTCAGCCGCTCCTGCGTCACGGCCATCCGGGCGAGTTCCTCCCGGGTGGCGTGCACCTCGTGCACCAGGTCCGTCAGGCGGGTCAGGCCGTAGATGACGAGTCCGGTGAGGATGCCGGCGATCGTGAAGTACAGGACGAGGTCGACGGTCGCCCCGGCCAGCACGTTGTAGACCGGGATGAAGGCGATCA is drawn from Streptomyces sp. NBC_00178 and contains these coding sequences:
- a CDS encoding acyl-CoA dehydrogenase, with product MTTSEERIDALEQAFGPLDDPANPLGTAGLLAADAAGEVLPEAERLLDAFDLNAEFVPADVGGRLERMDVLGRLLRPVFRRDASLGFGYGLNCFFATAPVWTAGDPDQRRHAARLLLDGRRVAVARHEVAHGNDFVRDEFTARPVPGGLVLDGSKSAIANASRATGLVVFARTEGAERGRSHTVLLLDRDELPAERVEDLARRTTTGMRSAEFGGLRISECPVPSDAVLGAVGDGYELSLRSSLLIRGLIPSIVLAGADTALRTVARFANRTRADGRSSLDVQHVRDVITGGFLDLLVIDCLALVATRALHLLPRQMSAYAAAAAYLAPKLVAESMDEMSSVLGEETFAQDGAYGMFQKQRRDLPVTSLGHAGSAGRQVSILPQLPYFARHAWFADPEPPPSLFRPHEPLPPLDLSQPALLGDGDPLAATLVACTDLLEAVGGQGEEGDGGPPLRFLARALTGELVELKKAFEKVPEGDREALSSPYSFGLADRYTLVLAGAAALGVWREQRHAGPGRTDSFLASPAWATAVLYRLVRRLGLPLPDRPEGCERLVLDEAMARLHNRRSYDLYSSPLA
- a CDS encoding acyltransferase domain-containing protein, yielding MQDQPPRAQDDFAVAHREWLTERVAHYLGRPVDDTVSLAQEGLDSVAGLSLYGDIEEEFGSLIEPEDIWAYPTLRQLADFLAMRDVNRGGSKVRAAFVFTGQGSQHPGMTSGLYLNSTGYRAFLDEADAAITPWTKQSVVKMILADDPGIHRTAMTQPALFAVEYALARTLEEAGVHPVAVLGHGIGEFAAATVAGALTLADAAKLVSMRGAFMQYLPPGGGMMATCVTPYEAAELVAAEPAVGISAINAAKAVVLSGDKAALERIEARLEERGVPCRHLAVSHAFHSPLMAPVVAKFEAIVRRMPGGAARVPFYSTVYGRLATEPLHAPYWTEQITAPVRFADAARSLLAQQTPTHVVEIGPQAVLKPYLRRMGGGRRGPVCLPVCQGPASDAVDLAGVISALDAGPLAAALSGA
- a CDS encoding 4'-phosphopantetheinyl transferase family protein, coding for MGRLLLAEGPDGPWEGLHEELSRTGSVVLYATMPAWQPRGGTESDLRRRLGRDWRRYETITQPRIRERFVASRLFLRQTAAAALRTAPDLVDLAYQPGGRPYVRGCDQIDVSLSHTEEMMVVGLTRRGRIGVDVERADRRLAHTGSERQACTPYEKERLDAGGEEARNDTMVRLWTLKEAYSKALGQGLRFRFTEFGFALDGASSRLVRPDGSPVPGGEWQFVTRPAGEGYVVSAAVCDTGFGELSDLSVGTTLDAGMLDALMGAPGAGRPAPPKSLPGDL
- a CDS encoding response regulator transcription factor → MLDVRILLAEDVHMIRGALVALLQLEPDLHVVAAVDRGDTIVPTALVSKPDVAVIDVDLPGIDGLTAAAELHEQLPSCRTLILTSLGRPGTLRRALSAHVSGFLLKDSPPDQLALAVRSVATGRRVVDPQLALTAWDSPENPLSPRELEVLRLAARGADAAEIAGCLYLSKGTVRNYLTAIVGKLGARNRIDAMRIAEDAGWLP
- a CDS encoding sensor histidine kinase — its product is MPTRNIAPFSPRSQAPAPRLARAVIVVALLCYSTMTVLNVVRTRPPTGQLVVCVALVLAVFGVQFAVSSPQARRWPTGRKALVLSVQVALTFAPLVWFGTNWGSMEGPLAASLLLTLPARYAWPSYGLLIAFIPVYNVLAGATVDLVLYFTIAGILTGLVIYGLTRLTDLVHEVHATREELARMAVTQERLRFARDLHDLLGYSLSAITLKGELIQRLIVSRPDKAREETLSVLRVARQALADVRLVSSGYRDMSLAEEAESAGAVLSAADIRADVRVECGRLHPVVDTVLATALREGVTNILRHSGVRVCTITASVEEETVRLGLTNDHPNAQADVFSARSGGSGLANLRCRFDAIGGGLDAGLRGDGRFHLEVWAPLQPRNQEDELLILAPAASERTAVA